The Comamonas testosteroni genome contains the following window.
CGACCACAGCGGCCAGGAGCAGCGCGTGGTCCACGGCCTGTCGTTTTCCGTGGCGCCCGGCGAGGTCGTGGCGCTGGTCGGCGAATCGGGCTCGGGCAAGACCACCACGGCCCAGGCCGTGATCGGCCTGCTCGCCGACAACGGACGCCGCGAGCAAGGCAGCATCCGGCTGCAAGGCACCGAGGTCTCGGACTGGAGTGCCACGCGCTGGAACAGCATTCGCGGCCGCGTGCTCAGCCTGGTGCCCCAGGATCCGACCACCTCGCTCAACCCCGTGCGCACCGTGGGCGACCAGGTCGGCGAAATCCTGCGCATTCACGGCCTGCGCGACCGCTCTGCCATCGAGGCCCGCGTGATCGACCTGCTGACGCGCGTGGGCCTGTCACAGCCCGCCCTGCGGGCGCGCCAGTATCCGCACGAGCTGTCGGGCGGCATGCGCCAGCGCGTGCTGATCGCCATCGCCATCGCGCTGCGGCCTGCGCTGATCATCGCCGACGAGCCCACCAGCGCGCTGGATGTCACGGTGCAGCGGCGCATCCTGGATCTGATCGACGAGCTGCGCCACGAAACCGGCACCGCCGTGCTGCTGGTCACCCACGATCTGGGCGTGGCCGCCGACCGCGCACATCGCCTCATCGTCATGCAGGGCGGCCGCATCCAGGAACAAGGCCCGACACTGGAGCTTCTGCGCAATCCGCAAAGCGCCTATACGCGCCGCTTGCTGTCTGATGCTCCCTCGCTCACGTACGCCCCTCGTCGCACTGCGCCATCGGCGGCGGCAACTGCCCAAGACTGGGCCATCGAGGTCGAGGACCTGATCCACGACTTCCAGGCCCCCGGCCAGGGGCGCGGCGTTTTCCGTGCCGTGGACGGCGTGTCGCTGCGCCTGCGTCGGGGCTCCACGCATGCCATCGTGGGCGAGTCGGGCTCAGGCAAGACCACGACCATACGCGACATCGTGGGCCTGGCACGCCCTACATCGGGTCGCATCCGCATCGCCGGCGTCGAACTCACGGGCCTGCGCGGCGAGGCCCTGCGCCAGCTGCGCCGCCGCGTGCAGCTGGTCTACCAGAACCCGTTCAGCTCGCTGGACCCGCGCCAGCGTGTCTTCGACATCATCGAGGAGCCCCTGCTCAACTTCGAGCCGCTGCCGCCCCAGGAGCGCCGCCAGCGCGTGCTTGACATGCTCGAGCGCGTGGGCCTGCCGGCCGGCGTGCTGCAGCGACGCCCGCATGCGCTCTCGGGCGGCCAGCGCCAGCGCGTGGCGCTTGCGCGCGCCCTGGTGCTGCAGCCGCAGGTGCTGGTGCTGGACGAGGCCGTTTCGGCCCTGGACGTGACCGTGCAGGCCCAGATCCTCGCCCTGCTCGCGCAGCTGCAGCAGGACCTGGGCCTGAGCTATCTCTTCATCTCGCACGACCTTGCCGTGGTGCGCCAGATCGCCGACACGGTGTCGGTGCTGCGCGCAGGCAAGGTGGTGGACGCAGGCAGCGTAGAGGACGTGTTCCTGCACCCCACCAGCGACTACACGCGCGAACTCATGGACGCCATTCCCGGCAAAAGGAGCATTGATTTTGTCCCCCACCCCGCCTGACACTCTTGCTCGCGCGCGCCCTGCACCGCGCCTGGGCTTCTTCAGCCGCCTGCTCGATGAGGTACCGGCCGGCGAACGCTACCGCCTGGTCACCGAGCAGATCGCCCATGCCGAAGCCCAGGGTTTCGACTCGGCCTGGATCGCCCAGCATCATTTCCACGAAAGCGAGGGCGGCCTGCCCTCGCCCTTTGTCTTTCTGTCGCATGTGGCGGCCCGCACGCGGCGCATCCGTCTGGGCACGGGTGTGGTCACGCTGCCGCTGGAAAACGCGCTGCGCGTGGCCGAGGATGCGGCCGTGCTGGACCTGCTGTCTGGCGACCGCCTCGAAGTGGGTCTGGGCACAGGCGGCACGGCAGAGTCCTTCGAGGCCTTCGGCGTCACAGGCAGCGAGCGCGGCGCGGTCTTTGCGCGCAACTTCGCCGTGCTGAGGGATGCCTGGGCCGGGCGCGTGCTGGCAGGCGGCGTGCGCCTGTACCCCGCAGCCCCGCAACTGCTGGAGCGCGTCTGGCAGGCCACGTTCTCGGTCGAGGGCGGGGCACGCGCCGGCGCCAGCGGCGACGGCCTGATGCTCTCGCGCACCCAGCCCCGACCCGAAGGCCGACCCCGGGCCACGCTGTCCGAGATACAGAACCCCATCATCGAGGCCTATCTCGCGGCCCTGCCCGCAGGACGCGCACCGCGCATCCTGGCCTCGCGCACCCTGCTGGTTGCCGACAGGCGCGAACAGGCACTGCAATGGGCCGAGGCCGGTCTGCGCCGTTCGGCCCAGCGTCATGCGGCCCTGGCCTCATCCGCGTCCACGCAATGGGCAACGCGCGTCGATCCGCAGGCGCCGCTGCAGCAGCTCATTGAAGCCTATGACGTGCATGTGGGCACGCCCGAGGAGGTGATCGCCTCGCTTGGCGCCGACACGGCGCTGGCGCAAGCCAGCGACATCGTGTTCCAGGTCCACTCCATCGACCCGCCGCACCAGGGCATTCTGCGCTCCATCGAGCTGACGGCAGCCGTCGTGGCGCCGGCTCTGGGCTGGCGCCGCAGCGAGACCCCCACAGGCGCTTCCCAACCCCTTGTCCAAACCGGACTGCTTCAAGCCGCATGATCATGAGCAATACCGCACAGACCCGCTTTCCCGAAGATGTGATCGACCATCTCGCCGATATCGCTGCCGGCAGCACGCTGGATCAGGTACGCCGCCACCGCAGCGAGGCACGCACCCAGGCCCAGCAAAGCTTTGCCGCGCTGTTCACCCCCGCCGAGCCTGTCGCAGGAACTGTTTCGCTGTGCGAGCGCCTGACGCTGGCCGCCTTCACGGCAGGCCTGCATGGCGAGTCACGCAGCGCCGGCTTCTATGCCAAGGCCCTGGCCACCGAAGACGCGGAACTGGCCGCCGCCGTGGCCAGCGAAGTGGTGCGCGGGCGCGCTGCCAGCCTGCAGGCCGGCAGCGGCCCGCACGGCCCCTACGGGATCTATCCGGCCGGCCCCTTGAGCCGCGAGGACCAAAGCGGCCCCAGCTACGCCGTGGACCCGGCGCATGCGGCTTTGCTGGGCCCGCGCCTGAGCGCCGCGCTGGCCCATGCCCATCTGCTGGCCTACCACCCACGCGATGCGAGTGCCCAGGCCTTGCTGGCGCTGCAGCAGGCCGGCTGGAGCGAGACCGATATCGTCATCCTGTCCCAGCTCGCCTCTTTTCTGTCCTTCCAGATCCGCCTCGTGGCGGGGCTGCGCGCGCTTGGCGCACGAGCTGCAGTCACCACGGCATCTTCCACCTCCGCCCTGCAAGCCCAGCCATGACCACCACGCACAACACCTCACCCCAGGTCTTCACCCAGGAACAGCTCGACTGGCAGCCATGGATAGCTCCTCTGCAGGAGAGCGAGCTGAGCGAGCGCCACCATGCGGGGCTGGTGGACGCGTCGCGCGCGCGTTCACCTTATTTCCGGCTGCTGGCGCGCGACCCCGACACGCTGGGAGCACGCACGCGCACCGACAAGGACATCTTCTACAACCCCGATGCCGGCCTGCCGCGCGCCGAGCGCGAACTGGCAGCAGCTGCAACCTCACGCACCAATGGCTGCATCTACTGCGCTTCGGTACATGCGCGCTTCGCCACGCATTTCTCGCACCGCGCAGCCGATGTGCAGCGCCTGCTCGATGAAGGCACGGGCGCCGACCTGGGCCCTCGCTGGAACGCCATCGTCGCCGCTGCCGTGGCCTTGACGCAGACGCCGCCCGCGCTGGGGTCCAGTCATATCGATGCGCTGCGTGCCGCCGGCATGGACGACGCCGCCATCTCCGATGCGCTTCACGGCACGGCGTTCTTCAACTGGGCCAACCGGCTCATGCTGTCCCTGGGCGAGCCCTTGCACACGGCCACCTGAGGCCGTAGTCACCACAACCCCAGCAGCTTCCACCAGGCAGCGCCGACGACAGCGAAGATCAGCAGCTCCAGCACGCACATGGCAGCACCTACGCGCCACCAGACACCCAAAGTCACATAGCCGCTGCCGAAGATGATGGGCGATGTTCCGGTCGCGTAGTGCGTCAGCGTCATCATGATGGCCGAGCCGGCCGTCATCATCAGCATGAAGGGCACGACATAGTCGGCAGGGATCAGTTGCGCACCCACGGTCAGAAAAGCCAGCATCATGGCGCTGATATGGGCGGTGGTGCTGGCAAACAGATAGTGCGAGAAGACGAAGACGCCCACCAGAATGGCAGCCACAGGCAGCCAGTCCAGGCCGCTGGCGACGATGGCATTCTTCAGGCCATCGGCAAACCAGGCGACCACCCCTAGCTTGTTGAGCTGCTCGGCCAGCATGACCAGGGCACCGAACCAGATCAGGGTGTCCCAGGCACTTTTCTCGGACAGCACGTCATCCCAGTCGATGGTGCCCGTGATGATCAGGGCGAACAAACCGAGAAACGCCACCACGGTCGGGTCCAGCGTAAAGGCCGGACCGAAGAGCATCTGCGGCACATTGGCCCACAGCAGCAGCATCATGCCGAAGGTTCCCAGCATGACACGCTCCTTGCCCGACAGCGGGCCCATGCGGGCCATCTCGGCACGAGCGTACTCCACGGCATTGGGCGTGGCCTTGAGCTCGGGAGGCGACAGCAGATAGACCGCCAGCGGCATCAGCAGCAGACACAGCAGGCCTGGCAGCAGCATGTACAGCGCCCAGCTTGTCCAACTCAGATGCAGGGACTGACCCGTGGCCTTGGCCACCAGGTCCACGACCAGAGGATTGGGCGCCGTTGCGGTCAGGAACATGGCCGAAGTGATCGGATTGGAATGGTAGTTGACCAGCGCCAGATAGGTCCCGACCTTGCCCTGTGTACCCTTGGCCGGGTCCGATTCGAAGGCGTTGGCAATGGACTTCATGATCGGATGCACGATACCGCCGCCGCGTGCCGTGTTGCTGGGCGTGAACGGGGCCAGCACCAGCTCACAGATCGCAAGTCCGTAGCCTATGCCTATGGTGCGCTTTCCCATCAGCGCAATGAACAGCAACCCGATGCGGTTGCCGAGCCCCGTTTTCTTGAGGCCGCGCGAGATCAGAACAGCCACCACGATCAGCCAGATCAAGGGGTTCGCAAAGCTGCTCAGCGCATCCGTGATCGCCCCCTTGGAGGAACTGGAGGTCACCTGGGACAGCGACACGATGACAATCGCCATCAGAGCCATCACGCCTATGGGCATGACCTTGAGGATAATCGCCACGATGGTTGTCAGAAAGATGGCCACCAGCTGCCATGCCTTGGCATCCAGCCCAGCCGGCACCGGCGTCAGCAGCAGACCGATCAGCACCAGGGTGGCAATCAATGCAGGCACCAGCCGAAACGGCACGGCCGATTTGAGGTAGCGGAACATCGAGACGATTTTCTCGAACATACAAGTCCTTTTCTTTACCTGCAGCGCATCGAGACACCATACCTCAGCTCGGAGAAATCCAGGAGACACGGACGGGCATTGGTGGTCAGGTCGCAGACTGGCATCATGATGCAGTGCCGCACAGCGTCGACCCCAGGCCGACGTTCACCTTATCGACATTTGATAAGCATCAAGACTTGTAGAAGCAAAATCAACGGCCGGACTCGGGGTATGCCAGCATCCGGGTCTGGGACAGACGTCCATGGATTGAGCAGGAGAGCCACCCTACATGCCAGCGAATCGATTCTTGCCCGATGAATGGGAAAACCGCCTTGAGGAAATAGACCTGGAGATCCTGCATCAGGCAGCCATCTGCAAGATCCGGCTGCTCGGCCCCGGTGCTGTCGAACGCGTGCTGGCCAACGATGCCGGCATCTGCGGTGCCGAACATGAGACGGCATTCAGGACCTTGCGCGGCCTTCTCTATCTGCACTACACCGAGGTACTGCATATCAGCGAGGTGCTGAGCCCGGAAATCGCCCAGGTGATCGCCGACCGCGTACGCGAGCACCTGCGCCGCCGCTCAGGCACGCAGTCAGGGGTATGACGAGCTAAGGCGGATGCTGCCTTCTGGCCCATGGAGAAAATGGACAAAAAAAGGTCACGACATTGTCGTGACCTTTTTCAATTTGGTTGCGCGAGAAGGATTTGAACCTCCGACCTTTGGGTTATGAGCCCAACGAGCTACCAGACTGCTCCATCGCGCGGTATTTCCAAATTATAGCAGGCTTTGCAGCCTGCCCTGGCTTATTCAGCTGCTGCAGCGGCTTCTTCAGCGCGCTCGACCAGCTCCACATAGGCCATGGGAGCATTGTCGCCCACGCGGAAGCCCATCTTCAGGATACGTGTGTAGCCACCGGGACGCTGAGCGTTGCGGGGACCCAGCACGTTGAACAGCTTGGTCACGCTGTCGCGGTCGCGCAGACGGTCGAAAGCCAGACGGCGGTTAGCCACGGTATCAACCTTGGCCAGAGTGATCATGGGCTCGATCACGCGACGCAGTTCCTTGGCCTTGGGGACCGTGGTCTTGATTGCTTCGTGCTCGATCAGCGAGTTCATCATGTTCTGCAGCATTGCCTTGCGGTGTGCAGAAGTGCGGTTCAGTTTGCGGAGGCCGTTGCCGTGACGCATGGTGCTTTTCCTTTGCTCCCCGTTTTTATCCGGAGATCTTTTCTAAATTAAATCAGGCAGCCGTATCAGGTACTGCCCGAGGCACTTGGACTTTGCCAGATCAACTCCGGCAAAGTCCTCTATTGTAGCAATTAACGCTTTTCCAGGCCAGCGGGTGGCCAGTTTTCAAGCTTCATGCCCAGAGTCAGACCGCGGGAAGCCAGAACTTCCTTGATCTCGTTGAGCGACTTACGACCCAGGTTGGGAGTC
Protein-coding sequences here:
- a CDS encoding CMD domain protein, producing the protein MIMSNTAQTRFPEDVIDHLADIAAGSTLDQVRRHRSEARTQAQQSFAALFTPAEPVAGTVSLCERLTLAAFTAGLHGESRSAGFYAKALATEDAELAAAVASEVVRGRAASLQAGSGPHGPYGIYPAGPLSREDQSGPSYAVDPAHAALLGPRLSAALAHAHLLAYHPRDASAQALLALQQAGWSETDIVILSQLASFLSFQIRLVAGLRALGARAAVTTASSTSALQAQP
- a CDS encoding alkylhydroperoxidase domain protein codes for the protein MTTTHNTSPQVFTQEQLDWQPWIAPLQESELSERHHAGLVDASRARSPYFRLLARDPDTLGARTRTDKDIFYNPDAGLPRAERELAAAATSRTNGCIYCASVHARFATHFSHRAADVQRLLDEGTGADLGPRWNAIVAAAVALTQTPPALGSSHIDALRAAGMDDAAISDALHGTAFFNWANRLMLSLGEPLHTAT
- a CDS encoding DASS family sodium-coupled anion symporter yields the protein MFEKIVSMFRYLKSAVPFRLVPALIATLVLIGLLLTPVPAGLDAKAWQLVAIFLTTIVAIILKVMPIGVMALMAIVIVSLSQVTSSSSKGAITDALSSFANPLIWLIVVAVLISRGLKKTGLGNRIGLLFIALMGKRTIGIGYGLAICELVLAPFTPSNTARGGGIVHPIMKSIANAFESDPAKGTQGKVGTYLALVNYHSNPITSAMFLTATAPNPLVVDLVAKATGQSLHLSWTSWALYMLLPGLLCLLLMPLAVYLLSPPELKATPNAVEYARAEMARMGPLSGKERVMLGTFGMMLLLWANVPQMLFGPAFTLDPTVVAFLGLFALIITGTIDWDDVLSEKSAWDTLIWFGALVMLAEQLNKLGVVAWFADGLKNAIVASGLDWLPVAAILVGVFVFSHYLFASTTAHISAMMLAFLTVGAQLIPADYVVPFMLMMTAGSAIMMTLTHYATGTSPIIFGSGYVTLGVWWRVGAAMCVLELLIFAVVGAAWWKLLGLW
- a CDS encoding dipeptide ABC transporter ATP-binding protein, coding for MSALLQDRPATAIPASAVAPLLEVQDLVIAYRDHSGQEQRVVHGLSFSVAPGEVVALVGESGSGKTTTAQAVIGLLADNGRREQGSIRLQGTEVSDWSATRWNSIRGRVLSLVPQDPTTSLNPVRTVGDQVGEILRIHGLRDRSAIEARVIDLLTRVGLSQPALRARQYPHELSGGMRQRVLIAIAIALRPALIIADEPTSALDVTVQRRILDLIDELRHETGTAVLLVTHDLGVAADRAHRLIVMQGGRIQEQGPTLELLRNPQSAYTRRLLSDAPSLTYAPRRTAPSAAATAQDWAIEVEDLIHDFQAPGQGRGVFRAVDGVSLRLRRGSTHAIVGESGSGKTTTIRDIVGLARPTSGRIRIAGVELTGLRGEALRQLRRRVQLVYQNPFSSLDPRQRVFDIIEEPLLNFEPLPPQERRQRVLDMLERVGLPAGVLQRRPHALSGGQRQRVALARALVLQPQVLVLDEAVSALDVTVQAQILALLAQLQQDLGLSYLFISHDLAVVRQIADTVSVLRAGKVVDAGSVEDVFLHPTSDYTRELMDAIPGKRSIDFVPHPA
- a CDS encoding putative FMN-dependent luciferase-like monooxygenase, whose protein sequence is MSPTPPDTLARARPAPRLGFFSRLLDEVPAGERYRLVTEQIAHAEAQGFDSAWIAQHHFHESEGGLPSPFVFLSHVAARTRRIRLGTGVVTLPLENALRVAEDAAVLDLLSGDRLEVGLGTGGTAESFEAFGVTGSERGAVFARNFAVLRDAWAGRVLAGGVRLYPAAPQLLERVWQATFSVEGGARAGASGDGLMLSRTQPRPEGRPRATLSEIQNPIIEAYLAALPAGRAPRILASRTLLVADRREQALQWAEAGLRRSAQRHAALASSASTQWATRVDPQAPLQQLIEAYDVHVGTPEEVIASLGADTALAQASDIVFQVHSIDPPHQGILRSIELTAAVVAPALGWRRSETPTGASQPLVQTGLLQAA
- the rplQ gene encoding 50S ribosomal protein L17; the protein is MRHGNGLRKLNRTSAHRKAMLQNMMNSLIEHEAIKTTVPKAKELRRVIEPMITLAKVDTVANRRLAFDRLRDRDSVTKLFNVLGPRNAQRPGGYTRILKMGFRVGDNAPMAYVELVERAEEAAAAAE